Proteins from a genomic interval of Poecile atricapillus isolate bPoeAtr1 chromosome 1, bPoeAtr1.hap1, whole genome shotgun sequence:
- the INS gene encoding LOW QUALITY PROTEIN: insulin (The sequence of the model RefSeq protein was modified relative to this genomic sequence to represent the inferred CDS: inserted 2 bases in 1 codon), with product MGTLLPTXSSSLRVNFSPPLAATSLGLSLPAMALWIQSLPLLALLAFSGPGSSHAAVNQHLCGSHLVEALYLVCGERGFFYQPKARRDVEQPLVSGPLHGELGELPFQQEEFEKVKRGIVEQCCHNTCSLYQLENYCN from the exons ATGGGGACATTACTACCAAC ATCTTCATCCCTCAGAGTGAACTTCTCTCCACCTCTTGCTGCCACCT CCCTAGGCCTCAGCCTGCCTGCCATGGCTCTCTGGATCCAATCGCTGCCTCTCCTGGCCCTCCTCGCCTTTTCCGGCCCCGGGAGCAGCCACGCGGCTGTCAACCAGCACCTCTGCGGCTCCCACTTGGTGGAAGCTCTGTACCTGGTGTGTGGGGAGCGGGGCTTCTTCTACCAGCCCAAAGCCCGGCGGGATGTTGAGCAGCCTCTAG TGAGCGGTCCCTTGCACGGTGAGCTGGGAGAACTGCCCTTCCAGCAGGAGGAGTTTGAGAAAGTGAAGCGAGGGATTGTTGAGCAATGCTGCCACAACACCTGCTCCCTCTACCAGCTGGAAAACTACTGCAATTAG